tttttaaattactgattcaatttcagaactcattattggtcttttcaggctTTTAGTTTCTTCCTGGTTAAATCTTGGGaagttgtgtgtttccaggaatttatccaggTTCTccaggttttctaatttgtgtgcatagaagtgttcataACAGTCTCTGTGGTTCTTTTGTATTTACGTGGGATCAGTTGTAACGTCATAGCCATCATTCCTAACTGTGCTTATTTAgatctcttctattttttgtgtgtgtaacgTCATAGCCGTCATTCCTAACTGTGCTTATTTAgatctcttctattttttttttgttaatctagctagtggtctattgatcttatttatttttttaaaaatcaacttttggaATCATTGATCTCTTGTATGGATTTTTGTGTCTCAACTTCAttcactgctcaaagaaattggagacaacacaaataaatggaaaaacgttccatgcttatggattggaaaaatcaatatcatttaaatggtcatactgctcaaagcaatgtacagattcaatgctattcctgttCAAACTGccaatatcatttttcaaattagagaaagctattctaaaattcacagggaaaacaaaaagagcccaaatagccaaagcaatcctaagaaaaaacaaacaaacaataataacaaaaaaccaaagctggaggcatcacattaccttaTTTCATAATATGCTGCTACAGTAACCAGAAAATGTataatactggcataaaaacagacacacaaagcAAGGAACGGAATAGAGAACCaaaaataaagctgcacatctacaatcatctggtaatcaataaacctgacaaaaattaGCAATTGGAAAAAGACTCCcaattcaataaattgtgctgagataactggctatccatatgcaaaacAATGAAACTGGATGATCACTTatctccatatacaaaaattaactgaaggtGGATTAGATACTTAAAagtaagatctcaaactataagaattccAGAATAAAACCTGGAAAATACCCTTCTTGAAATTGGCCTTAGCAAAGAATGTATGGCTAagttttcaaaagcaattgcagcaacaacaaaaatggacatgtgggacctaattaaattaaagagcttctccacagcaaaagaaactatcaacagagtaaacagaaaacacacagaatgggagaaaatatttgcaaagcatgcatccaacaaaagtctaatatccagaatctatgagaaaCTTAAATCAATAAGTCAAAAGCAAATAACctctttaaaaagtgaacaaaggacatgaagagatacttctaaaaagaagacatacaagcggccaacaaacatatgaaaaaatgctcattattactaataatcagagaaatgcaaatcaaaacaacagtgGTACATCTAACACCAGCCAGGAtggctaaaaaattaaaaaaatagaaaaaaacagatgttggcaaggcaaTGGAGAAAAACGGACATGTATACACTGTCTGTGGAAGGGTAAACTAGTCCAGTCACCGTGGAGagaagtttggagatttctcaaacaacTGAGAGTAGAACTACCATCCAACCTAACAATcctattactgagtatatacccaaaggaaaataaatcattctattaaaaGGACACATGCAcctatatgttcattgcagtgctattcacaatagcaaagtcatgtaatcaacctaggtgtccatcaatgatgaattagataaagaaaatgtggtacatatatactatggaatactatgcagccataaagaaaaataaaatcacatcctatgtggcaacatggatggagctgaaggccattaccTTAAGCAAACTAGCATAGAAACAGAATAcccatgttctcatttataagtggcagctaaacattgtgtacacatggacatagaaaagggaacaacagacaatgGGGACTAGTataaaggggagaaagagaggagggaaaaaactaaaaatactagctgttgggtactatgctcactacctgagtgatgggTTCAGTCATACCGTAAACCTCAGCATCGTGCAATGTACCTTTgcaacaaaccttcacatgtacctcctgatcctaaaataaagttgaaaaagaaaaaatactgcagGACAAGCAAAAGAGGCATGCCCATTTCAAGTCATACTCTTATTTTTTCTCAGAGTCTACTATCCTACACACACAATGTTTGGATCTAACCAAAATTAAAGATCAGaggaaaaagctggaaaaaaatgtcACTGAGCAAAAGAATTAACACAACCAGAATCAAATATGGCCTGAATATAGGAACTATCACACAGGGACTTAAAATAACTCTCTTTGATAAGTGAACAGATCCTGTGGAAAAGATGGTCAGCCTCTGTAAATGTATAAGGAATTTGTACTGTAAATTGAAAACTGTAtgaaagaatcaaatggaaatgctGGACATGAAGAACATAATAACAGATGAAGAATGCTGATGAGTAGGTTCAAGAGAGCCAAGAAACAATCAGTGAAGATAAAGGTAAATCAATAGGGATTAGCAAGACTGaagcacaaagagaaaataataataatgataaaatagaagAGAGCAGCCAAGGACTGTGGTACAATATCAAACAATCTAACatacataaaatttgaaaattccaGAAGAGAAATCAAAGCAAAGTAAACGGAGaagtatttgaagagataatgactgagaaaaaaaataaaagaaattggagCTCAAATCCAAGAAGCTCAGCCAAATAGCATAACtgaaaataagcaaaggaaagtCTACATTCATGGTATTCAAACTgtcaaaaagctaaaataaaagtgaaaaccttgaaaacagaccaagggaaaaaaaagatacatcatacacagaaaaacaaaaacacaaatcaatGCAGATATCTTGTCGGAAACTATGCTAGCCAGAAGAAAATGGAGTTACATCTTTAAAACTGTGAGATGGGGAAAACTATCAGCTAAGAATTTTACATgcagagaaaatatgtttttgaaaattaaagaaaaataaattctttttcagaaaaaaagcaaataaatatatttccagCAGACTTAGACCAGaagaagtgttttttgtttgtttgtttgagacagagtcttgctctgtcgcccaggctagagtgcagtggtgtgttctcggctcactgccagctccacctcctgggttcacaccgttctcctgccttagcttcccaagtagctgggactacaggaacccgccaccacacccagctaattttttgtatttttagtagagacggtgtttcaccatgttagccaggatggtgtcgatctcctgacctcgtgatccgcccgcctcagcctcccaaagtgctgggattacaggtgtgagccaccgcgcctggccccagaaGAAGTGTTAATAGAAATTCTTCAGGAATAGAATACCAGACAGAAAATTGGATctatacaagaaaagaaaaaagaaagaaaagaaaagaatagaatagaatagaaaagaaaaagaaaggaaaaaaaaaaaagaaaagaaaggaaaagaaaagaaaaggaaggtagGTCATCCTGGAAATGGTAAGATTTAAGGTtaacataaaattcacttttaaatatttaacagacTACAGGATAAttgacctaattaaactaaagagcttctgcacagccaaagctGAAACAGCACAGCAATTATTTGTATTCATAGTTTATGTTAAtgtaaaatctttgaaaataaaagtgtaaaaatgAGGGGTAGCAAATAGTAGCACACTAAGGTTCCTGTATGAATATGGAATATCCTGTGAATACGCTATTGTACATGATAAAAGGGCCTTGCAGATGCATCTAaatgaaggatttttaaattgGGATATTGTCCTGGACAATCTGGGTGGCCCCAGTGTAATTACAAGTTTCTTGTAAAGAACAAGATACGAGGATCAGGGCCAGAAGAAAGATGTGTGATGACAGAGGATCATTTATCTGTCATCATAAGGAGGACAGAGTGGAGTGGAGGATCAGAGTCACAGAGAGGTTTGCTGTGCTGTTGGTCTTGTGGAAGGAGGAGCCACGAGCCAAGGAGTGGAGGTCAGCTCAAAAAGCAGGAAAGCAAGAAATGGAATCTTCCCCAGAGACCCCAGGGAGAAACGTAGCTCTGGCAACAGCTTGATTTTGCCCTAGTAGAACCCATATCAGACTCTGACCTTTGTAATGTTAAGGTAAtaattttgtaatgttttgaGTCACAAAGTTTGTGGGACTTTGTAAAATAAAGTGGAACTAAAATAGGCTCACGTTCACCAAATATGGGGCAGTTTGAACATCAATAAAGACAATAATTGTCATGGATTAAGACACATCGAATAAATGTACATTAGTGAGTACACGACTATAATGAAAAAAACCTCACCTCGTTTGTTGTATTGAAAAGTGGCAaagaggaaaaatttaaaaatttattttgcctttctcaTACCAACTGTACCTCAGGAGGATGAAATAGTGATGAGGTGGAAGTTTCTCTCTGTAAACGTATTTTAGattataaagagaaaaggatGATAGACTCTCATCATGTTGAACCCCTAATAAATTAATAGAGCTAGGTCAGTCCTTCTCTATCGGGGGCAATATTGGCATTGCCTAGTGGGGAGGGAGGACTAGGGCCATCTAGTAGGTAGATGTTAGGAATGTTGCTAAGTATCCTACCATGCACAAAATAGCCCccataacaaataattattcagcccaaaatgtcaatagataTTTGGCACTTTTGAAAAATCCTGACCTGTGTGATATAATAACTGTAAcaatccccagaaaaaaaaaaaaagaaacattgtgtTTCTTGCTGCAAACATTGTGTGCTTCTTGCTAGAAGGACATGTGACCATCTGTGAAATACTattgtcagaaaaataaataaataagtctgaTGAAACCTCTGGATTAAACGggagatacagaaataaaataacatgtaaaatTATACTATAGGGATGTCAGCAAAAAATCTAGACTGTATGAGAGATCCAACAGAAACAAATGATgcagttttatttacaaaataattccaACAGTAAGAAAGCAGAATTTATAGGTTACTAAATTACTATAAATTTATTAATTGATAGAGTAGAAGAATTCTCAGAGGCATATTAGACAATTGGAATATATGGGTCTCATTCAGATTCTTATTTAAACAAactgtaatttttatatgtattagatATTTAAGGAAAACCTTCAGTGGTGTTTTTATGGTTATTAactaatgaaaaacattttattttcaaatgcttttcagtgcctttttaaattttttctatttaatgcctaaataaacaataaagtttAGAATAGCATCTTATTTTGTATTCCTGTATCAAGATAAAGGTCATGCCTTCTATGGGGAATGTCTTTCACAAGCAGCTGTGAATTACAAGTGTGTGCAGTCATAAGGTGATCCAACTAATTTAATTTATGAAGATTTAAGTTACTGAGAAAGTGTAGCCTTGAAATTAAGAAGTCTaccaaataaaaaagataaaaattgaaatgtaataGATGGAAtatatgatggttaatattgaccatcaacttgattggattgaaggttacaaagtattgttcctgggtgtgtctgtggagatgttgccaaaggagattaacatttgagtcagtggactgggagaggctgacccaccctcagtctgggtgggcaccatctaatcagctgccagcatggctaggataaaagcaggaaGAGGAACATGGATGCACTAGATTgcctgagtcttctggcctccatctttctcctgtgctggatgcatCCTGACCTTAAACATCAGACTCCACTCCaatttcttcagcttttggactcttggacctacaaCAGTGGTTGGCAAGAGGCTCtagggcctttggccacagactgaaggctgcactgctggcttccctacttttgaggttttggaactccaactggcttccttgctcctcagcctacagaaggcctattgtgggactttaccttttgatcgtgtgagtcaatactccttaataaacttcttttcatATATTCGTCTATCCTATTAGTCTTGTCTCTCTAAAGAACCCTGACGAATACAGAATATGAGACTATAGTAGTCTATTTCCACATACCTAATGCCCACTCTCAGCATTTCTGCTTCCTGAGATATCAAGACTTGGATAACCCTTCCAGGAAGAATCCCAACATGCTTAGGAGGGGTCTGAAGGCAAAGGATTGTGTGATGGTTGATGGAGAAATGTCACAAACGCTGTGACCACATGACCGCTTACAGAAATGAAGATATAGCATCTTCATGTATTTTCCTCCTtgatgtattatgtatatatttgtatttttgattaCTTTCTTCTTATCTCTTTCCCATACCATTTTATATAGGGCATGTTCATGATGGTGGATTTTCCAGTTTACTACACAATGTACAGAATGTTCAGACAGTATCCTCACATTTTAGAAGAGGAATGAGATTCAGATGGCATTTCCAATCTGGGAGATGAAGTGTTTTAGCTGACATCACTTTTAAATGACACTACTTTTACTTGTCTCCTTCCCATTGCATCTAACTTCATTCAGACATCTCTAACGTCTCAAGAGTATTACTGAAGCAGACCCAGCAGGCAGGCTGGTCGTCTTGCCTCTAATCTTTTTTTCCACTATCTCATTTGCCAGAGTGatagtttttaaatgtgatttttttttcaatctgtacTCCTTCTAAAAATTCTCCATGGGCTATTGTTTTCtatcagaataaaattaaaagatacttAGACATTTGACACCTTCCAGGATCTGACCATGTCTAACCCGCCTGCTTTATCCTTACTACTCCCTCACTCTTCTCTGCCCTGAAATTGAACTTCCAGCATTTTTTGGACTTTCATTCTTGCTCACATCTCTACAACTTTATACAGGTTGTTTCTTGTTTGGGTTTCTTATCTTCTAGATAACTTGTTCTTACATTTCTGGTCTCAACCCAAAGGTCCTTTTATAGGAAGCCTTCTGCAATCATTTCCAGCAGATTTCCCTTCACTGTAACACTTACCACAATGCGTTATCATTGTTTCATCATCTGTCTTCCCTACTGTGCGAAATTGTCCTTGTCAGGATGGTATCATATTGACTATTGTGTCCAACAACCATTTATTGACACTGACACAGAATAGATACTCCACTGATaatacttgaaataaaattttaatttgccaGCATTGTCATCTTTTAGGATGCCTGCCTATCTTGCAAAATTTAAGATTGCAttactattaatataaaattcaGATATCAAATGGGCTTTGAGTTCTATGTCTTCAACACTGTAAGAAAGCTTAGATTCTATGATGATGTGTTGACAAAtgtaagaaatgcaaatcaactgacttaaagaaaatgcaaaaggaagaaaggactTTGACACCTTCAATGGAGTAGAGAGACCAGCTATGATcgtattctttcttttctttcccctttctcagttatgtcttctccttcttttataTCAGTTATGcttattttcaaagggaattccaCTGTCAGACAAGCCCAGGTTACAAGATTTACGAAAGTTCACCTGTGGCTCTGTTGTGTGTGTGAGGGCAGGAAAGACAGAGGGGGCAAGAGAAGTTCTCAGTGTGGAGACTTGAGGGTAACATTTGCCCAGCTAACTGACCTTCTTTGATGTtcaaaaattcatattaaattaTCTTACCCTTCACTGACTTTGGCTGAAGAGTTTGTCCTTAGATTAACTGTCTTTGACCTTTTATACAGTATCTCATAATTTgtgtgcttttttgtgtgtttctgaaGATTCagagagggccaggtgtggtggctcacacttgtaatcccggcactttgggaagccgaggcaggtggatcacccgaggtcaggagttcaagaccagcctgaccaacatggagaaaccccatctctactaaaaaatatattaaaaattagccaggcatggtggcacatgccggtaatctcagctacttgggaggctgaggcaggagaatcacttgaacccaggaggcagaggttgcagtaagccaagatcacgccattgcactccagcctgggcaacaagagtgaaactccatctcaaaaaataaaaataaaaaataaataaataaagcttcagAGGAAGAGCTTATGAATTTTTCAGAgattaatcatttttaatattttaaatgacatacCTATATATGCAGTAAAATTCTTCTCAAACTGTTTGGATACTGTCAAGGAGTGCCTGAAGCTTAACTTTTCTTGGTCAATAATAGTCTTTAGTACAAACAACCATTGATTATAACCCTATAAAGGTAAAACAAGACCTTGCGTTGGTATTTTTTCACTGAATTACCTCCGGCACTCAGGAAAAGACATTATGTTCACCTTTTGTAGGTCCTGCACAAAAACATTTTAGTCTTGACAATAACACTTTTCTCAGAATGTTGACTCACACAATTACTGCGTATGATGACTTACGCtacaaattatttaaagtgagtcttcaaatgtaaaaatgcattttgttttaatgGAAGCACCATAACCTTTTATAAAATGTGGATGTGTAAGTACCAGTGGTCTAAGGTAACATCCATGAATAGGTTTATGATTACAAACGATGTGACAAATCAAAACAGtaagtagtaattttttttcaatgatcGTCAGGCTGTAAGAGTGGAGGTGGAAGAAGTGTGGGAAGTTTTATAACAGCAATATCTAACTCCACTGTTCATAAACATAACCCCACATCCCACACCCCATCCAACTCAACCACTCAGCCTCCTACATAACACCCACAGTTCATGTTATGTCATCTCCTTCCTGGTTGCCAGGACAACATAGTTTACACCTGTGAGATCTGAGTTGGGTGAACACTGAGGTAAAGCTGTTTTCTCTAAGTCATGCTCGTGAGTCAAGTTGCCAACTTTGATGCTAACCCAGAGAATTTCCATAATAGTTTCTGCCAGGCCCCCTTCACCTCTTTATTCCTTAGGCTGTAAATCATGGGGTTCAGCATTGGTGTCAAAATGGcataaaagagagagaacaacTTCTCCTGAAGGACAGAGAGACTGGAGTGGGGCTGGATGTAAGTGAAAATGGCCAGGCCATAGCACAGGGCAACCACCGTGAGGTGAGAGGCACACGTGTGGAaggctttctttcttccctctgtaGACTGGATCTTTACAATGGTGGAGATGATCCAGATGTAGGACAAAAGAACCAGGCAGAAGGGTGTCATCAGAAAAACAATGCTAGACACCATGATGGCGGCCTCATTGGAAGAAGTGTCCACACAAGCCAGCCTGATCACAGCTAGGAGTTCACAGGATATATGATCAATAAACTTGTTAGTGCACATGGGCAGATGAAAGGTGATAGCAGTCTGCACAAGAGAGTTGATGGAGCCACTGACCCAGGATGTGATGGCCAACCTAGCACACAGTGCTCCATGCATGATGGCCGAGTATCGCAGGGGGTCACACACAGCCACATAGCGGTCATAGGCCATCACTGCCAGGAGAACAAACTCAATCCCACCTAAGGCCAAGGAGAAAAATAACTGGGCTGCACAGCTCTGGAATGGGATGGATTTATGTTCTGCAAGAAAATGTGCCAACAGCTGAGGGACGATGCTTGTGGCATAGGAGACATCGACAAGGGAGAGGTTGGtaagaaagaaatacatgggAGTGTGGAGTCGGTTGTCCAGTCTGATCAGAAGGACAATCAGACAGTTCCCCAGCATGGTCACCATGTACATGACCAAGAACAGGACAAAGAGGGACACCTGAGTGTCCCAGTCACTGGACAGGCCGAGGAGAATAAAGTCACTCACCCAAGTCTGGTTATCTGTTCCCATTAAAATATTCAAGGATTATTAATCTGTGAAGGGagtcagaaaaaaaacagaagctgTTGAATAACCGTAAGAATAACTTGTTTGAATGCATTCTGTACATGCCAGCCAGCCCTAGGCAGGTACTTCAGGTCATTTATTGGCCAAAATGACAGTCTTGACCCAACATGCATTACATTTACTTTATATCAGAGAGACAAACTGTGGCCTTTACAAGACACAATTTGATGTCAGAGAAGTCAGTTAAATCCTAGAAATGATGCATTGCAACATTAGGAGTTCTACATCTTTACGAACTTACTTCAGATTCCAGGGCAACGAGAGGATTGCAAATGACAACCAGCAGGTAAAATGATAAGCAATGAAGAACATGGTTGGAAAGTTAACAAATTACCTTAAATATGTCAAATAGACTCATCTTGATGGAATGTGTAAATGTACTACAAAAGTAAATAATGCATTGCAACATTAGGAATTCTGAGTCTTTACCAACTTACTTCAGATTCCAGGGAAAGGACAGAATTTCAAATGACAACCAGCAGGTAAAATGATAAGCAATAAAGAAGAATATGGTTGGAAAGTTAAAGAATTACCTTAAACATGTCAACTAGACTTATTTTGATGAAACGTGTAAATCTACTACAAAAGGAAAGATTTGGAAGAAGCAAGGCCTGGAGGAAAAATCTGGAACTGGAAACCCATGTTTAAACCTGATTTTATTGGGCAGATTCATGATGTTGGTTTATTGATAAACATTATATATGCAAGAGGACATTATTACATAACTCACAAGTACATTTAGCATCAAATGTAGATAACATATGAGGAAAGTACTTTTTGAACTGTTACTGGTAGTACAACTGTAGAATCGTGTGTTTTAGTAGTAACCTGATGTCTGTGTCGGGATAGGTAAGCCAACAAACATGATTTTCCCTGCATCCTCTCCACAAATTCAGATACAAATAAAATTGGAGACCATCTGTAACATACCTGAGAGAATACGAATAGCTTAGATGATTTGAGGATCCTGCGGCCGACTGGTCTTTTGGGTAGCCTTTGACCTCTTTGTGGGATAGGATTGTAATTGCAccttggtctcttttttttttttttttttttttttgcttttttcaactTGCTGCTGTTGCTATGGccgtgaaagaaaataaatatggataTGAATGCTTAGACTTTTTAGATATGAGGCAGGAAGAGAAAGCAGATGTCTAAGGACCCTTCTTCATTGTCCAAGACAGAGAGGAAGATATGAATTCACTTGAATGTACATTGGAATGGAGATTCCCTTCTCCTTACTTTTGCTCAGCAAGTGCTTTGTCAGTAAAACTAATGTTATAGCATCAATTTTGaacattaaacaaaaacaagctacattgtaaaaaaaaaaaaaattagaaccaaTTCCTTCTTATTCCATGTCTGCCTCTTCATGAGCTTTCCTTTTATTGCAGTGTCCACAATAagggaaaataggaaagaaaggaggcaggaggcaTTGAGGGCAGAAACAGGTCCGGACGGACTAGGGTCTCTTACCTACAAGGGAAAGACTGTCAGTGCTTCAACTCTCTTACGTGATAAAGGATTAAGCAAAACATGTAGTTCCAGAAATGCTCATCCCTTTCATAGTTGACATTCACATCCATTTTTTCTAGACTCTCCCTAATGTCCTCCTCAAGACCTTCCTTCTGCTCCAACATTTCCTCCTTTACTGCTCTGTCCTGATGCTCCCAGCAGCACCCCTCAGCAGCACCCCTCAGCAGCACCCCTCAGCgcttttctaaaataatagtGAGCCTGAGAATACATTTGATTGCCTCAAAGAGACATTCAAATTTAAATTCTAAAAGCTCAAAAAGATTTCACTAAAAGAAAACCTGTCAACTATTATTGACTAGATTCCAGATTTGCATCTGAATTAGGCATTTTTCCATTAACTTGGCAAACACCTATAAAGTGCCATCGTTGTTACATGATGGATTTTTAGGGTGAATATTACCCTTAATTTTCACATAGAGCTGACATATCAGTGAGGGA
Above is a genomic segment from Macaca thibetana thibetana isolate TM-01 chromosome 3, ASM2454274v1, whole genome shotgun sequence containing:
- the LOC126951042 gene encoding olfactory receptor 2F1, with translation MGTDNQTWVSDFILLGLSSDWDTQVSLFVLFLVMYMVTMLGNCLIVLLIRLDNRLHTPMYFFLTNLSLVDVSYATSIVPQLLAHFLAEHKSIPFQSCAAQLFFSLALGGIEFVLLAVMAYDRYVAVCDPLRYSAIMHGALCARLAITSWVSGSINSLVQTAITFHLPMCTNKFIDHISCELLAVIRLACVDTSSNEAAIMVSSIVFLMTPFCLVLLSYIWIISTIVKIQSTEGRKKAFHTCASHLTVVALCYGLAIFTYIQPHSSLSVLQEKLFSLFYAILTPMLNPMIYSLRNKEVKGAWQKLLWKFSGLASKLAT